In one window of Cryptococcus depauperatus CBS 7841 chromosome 3, complete sequence DNA:
- a CDS encoding ATP-dependent RNA helicase DBP2-A codes for MSYGGGYSSGGYGGSGGGGGYGGGSYGGGGGGYGGDRMGNLGQTLHNIDWNHTQLTKFEKNFYVQDPRVTARSDSEIEAFRREKEMKIQGQNVPRPITTFEEAGFPDYILAEIRKMGFTAPSSIQCQAWPMALSGRDLVAIAETGSGKTISFALPAMVHINAQPLLAPGDGPIVLILAPTRELAVQIQTECSKFGSSSRIRNTAIYGGAPKGPQIRDLQRGVEICVATPGRLIDMLETGKTNLKRVTYLVMDEADRMLDMGFEPQIRKIVSQIRPDRQTLLFSATWPKEVQRLAMDFLNDFIQVNIGSLDLTANHNVTQIVEICTDFDKRGKLLTHLEKISQENAKVLIFVGTKRVADDLTKFLRMDGWPALAIHGDKQQAERDWVLAEFKSGRSPIMLATDVASRGLDVRDISYVINYDFSNNCEDYIHRIGRTGRAGRKGTSYTYFTMDNAKSARELVQILRESKSQIPPELEEMAMYGGRGGGGGRGGGGRGGRGGRGRGGFGGGRGGGGGGGGSWGGNNSWGNGGGDDGYSNRCMDAGYNGLEDSASYSKNRDREEEPRGHRNHRERDFGEKDDRRHRRDERDDRNRERGGDKDRERSDRDHRRDRGERERGDTQERQDRRYDERLPRRRRREEDNFLSAEPMHGGGGGGGGGGGGGHRDRRPRYEEEFAAPMRGGSPPPRRGGRRDDRGPRRGGGGGGGGGRFYEERRSPTPEGTLSLEDRKERLERSLWDTSPVQFQGVGGMEAKGSGMFTYGPGRVPPPAHLGIPATFVAGAFPPSNPIRTNKRLYIGGINPQMNEKQIQDFFNKLMREQKLAEGKEDPVEQCQINNDRNFAFVEFRTPEQATAALQFDNVVLDGISLRVRRPKDYAGIDPLLQTFNGVVNPSVADSPNKLFIGGIPTYLSDDQVMELLKSFGDLKSFNLVKESAGVSKGFAFAEYLDPEVTDMAIQGLHNFALGDRNLVVQRAAVGRSTGVNAPIPGSATYLSQTIPNLMQAGADNPTSRVMLLLNMVTPEELINDDDYNDILEDINEECGKYGEIEGVRIPRPLPKSKKWESTEAAAATAERIKKADEEAGVGRVYVMYKDVESTKKAMKAIGGRQFAGRTILVANVPEEEFLGPAPPPPPTEEPPIPEGEAPPPPPPADLDAAADAALKDIMSGM; via the exons ATG TCTTACGGCGGTGGTTACAGCAGCGGCGGCTACGGTGGTAGTGGCGGTGGCGGTGGATATG GCGGCGGCAGCTACGGTGGTGGTGGCGGTGGATATG GCGGAGACCGAATGGGTAATCTAGGTCAAACCTTGCACAACATCGACTGGAACCACACTCAGCTGACCAAGTTTGAGAAAAA CTTTTATGTGCAAGATCCTCGTGTCACTGCTCGATCTGATTCTGAAATTGAAGCTTTCCGACgcgaaaaagaaatgaag ATTCAAGGACAAAACGTTCCCCGACCTATTACCACATTCGAGGAAGCTGGTTTCCCTGATTATATTCTGGCTGAAATTCGAAAGATGGGTTTCACTGCTCCATCCTCTATCCAATGCCAGGCTTGGCCTATGGCCTTATCTGGTCGTGACCTTGTTGCCATTGCCGAGACTGGTTCTGGCAAAACTATCTCTTTTGCCCTTCCCGCAATGGTTCACATCAATGCCCAACCTCTCCTCGCTCCTGGCGATGGTCCAATAGTCCTCATTCTTGCACCTACTCGAGAGCTTGCAGTCCAAATTCAAACCGAGTGCTCCAAGTTTGGCTCCTCTTCTAGGATCAGGAACACTGCTATCTACGGGGGTGCTCCCAAGGGTCCTCAGATCCGAGACCTTCAACGTGGTGTTGAAATTTGTGTTGCTACTCCAGGTCGATTAATTGACATGCTTGAGACTGGCAAAACCAATCTTAAACGTGTTACTTACTTGGTCATGGATGAAGCCGACCGAATGCTTGATATGGGTTTTGAGCCTCAAATTCGAAAAATTGTCTCTCAAATCCGACCTGATCGACAAACCCTCTTGTTTTCGGCTACTTGGCCCAAAGAAGTCCAGCGTCTTGCCATGGACTTCCTCAACGATTTTATCCAGGTCAACATAGGTTCATTGGATTTAACTGCCAACCACAACGTCACTCAAATTGTCGAGATTTGCACTGACTTTGATAAGCGAGGCAAACTTCTCACACATTTGGAAAAAATCTCACAGGAGAATGCAAAAGTCCTTATCTTTGTTGGTACCAAAAGGGTTGCGGACGACCTGACTAAGTTTTTgaggatggatggatggcCCGCTCTTGCTATTCATGGCGATAA GCAACAAGCTGAGCGAGACTGGGTTCTCGCTGAGTTCAAGTCTGGTCGGAGTCCAATTATGCTTGCCACTGATGTCGCTTCTCGTGGTCTTG ACGTTCGAGACATCAGCTACGTCATTAACTACGACTTTTCCAACAACTGTGAAGATTATATTCATCGAATTGGTCGTACTGGCCGAGCTGGCCGAAAAGGGACATCTTATACTTACTTCACTATGGATAACGCCAAGTCCGCTCGTGAGCTTGTACAGATTCTGAGAGAGTCCAAATCTCAAAT CCCTCctgagcttgaagagatggctATGTACGGTGGACGAGGTGGTGGTGGGGGCcgtggtggtggtggtcGAGGCGGACGAGGTGGCAGAGGCCGTGGTGGCTTTGGCGGCGGACgtggtggtggtggcggTGGCGGTGGCAGCTGGGGCGGAAACAACTCTTGGGGGAATGGCGGCGGCGATGATGGCTATTCCAACAGGTG TATGGATGCGGGCTACA ATGGATTAGAAGACTCTGCCTCTTATTCCAAGAACAGAGATCGTGAAGAAGAGC CACGAGGTCACCGTAACCATCGAGAGAGGGACtttggagaaaaagatgacCGAAGACATCGTCGAGATGAGCGGGATGACCGAAATCGCGAACGAGGAGGTGACAAGGATCGTGAGCGGAGCGATAGGGATCATCGAAGGGATCGTGGAGAACGAGAACGCGGGGATACCCAAGAGCGCCAAGACAGGCGATACGACGAACGCCTTCCTCGTCGACGACGACGTGAAGAGGATAATTTTCTCTCCGCGGAACCTATGCATGGCGGGGGCGGTGGCGGCGGTGGTGGCGGAGGCGGCGGCCACAGAGACCGCAGACCACGttatgaagaagaatttgCAGCCCCAATGAGGGGTGGATCGCCTCCACCTAGACGAGGTGGAAGGAGAGATGATCGGGGTCCCAGGCGAGGTGGGGGTGGAGGCGGAGGCGGAGGAAGGTTCTatgaagagagaagaagcccTACTCCCGAGGGCACCTTGTCTTTGGAGGACAGAAAGGAACGTTTGGAGAGGAGTCTTTGGGACACTTCCCCGGTTCAATTCCAAGGCGTTGGGGGTATGGAAGCTAAAGGTTCTGGAATGTTTACCTATGGTCCCGGTCGAGTCCCTCCTCCAGCTCATTTAGGTATACCTGCTACATTCGTTGCCGGAGCATTCCCGCCCAGTAACCCTATCCGCACAAACAAACGTCTATACATTGGTGGTATTAACCCCCaaatgaatgaaaaacAGATTCAAgacttcttcaacaaacTCATGAGGGAACAGAAATTGGCtgaaggcaaagaggaTCCTGTTGAACAATGTCAAATCAACAACGACAGGAATTTTGCTTTCGTCGAA TTTCGAACTCCCGAGCAGGCCACCGCTGCTCTTCAGTTTGATAATGTTGTTCTCGATGGCATTTCTCTTCGTGTTCGACGACCCAAGGATTACGCTGGTATTGACCCTCTTTTACAAACTTTTAATGGTGTTGTAAATCCAAGCGTGGCTGACTCACCAAACAAGCTTTTCATTGGTGGAATCCCTACATACTTGAGCGACGATCAAGTTATGGAGTTGCTTAAAAGTTTTGGAGACTTGAAGAGTTTCAACTTGGTCAAAGAGAGCGCGGGTGTTTCCAAA GGCTTCGCTTTCGCTGAATATCTTGATCCGGAAGTCACAGACATGGCAATTCAGGGTTTGCATAACTTTGCGCTTGGTGATCGAAATCTTGTGGTACAGCGTGCTGCTGTCGGCAGATCAACTGGTGTTAACGCACCTATTCCCGGCTCTGCTACTTATCTTAGTCAAACCA TCCCTAACCTCATGCAAGCCGGAGCCGATAACCCAACATCTCGAGTTatgcttcttctcaatatGGTCACACCTGAAGAACTCATCAACGACGATGATTATAACGATATACTTGAGGACATCAACGAAGAATGTGGCAAATATGGCGAGATTGAGGGTGTTCGCATTCCTAGGCCTTTGCCCAAATCTAAAAAGTGGGAGTCCACAGAGGCGGCGGCGGCTACAGCAGAAAGGATCAAGaaagcagatgaagaagctggTGTCGGCAGAGTCTATGTGATGTACAAGGATGTTGAGAGTACAAAGAAAGCTATGAAAGCTATTGGAGGAAGACAGTTTGCTGGTAGGACAATTTTGGTTGCTAACGTACCTGAG GAAGAATTCCTGGGTCCCGCtcctcctccgcctcctACCGAGGAACCTCCTATTCCTGAAGGCGAAGCTCCtccgccgccgccgcctgCTGATTTGGATGCTGCCGCGGACGCTGctctcaaagatatcatgtCTGGCATGTAG